One stretch of Cryptococcus neoformans var. neoformans B-3501A chromosome 5, whole genome shotgun sequence DNA includes these proteins:
- a CDS encoding hypothetical protein (HMMPfam hit to DUF926, Domain of Unknown Function (DUF926), score: 157.2, E(): 3.4e-44), with protein sequence MATIHPSRMRLVPGAAQQRLPPPSSAELPSREDELKKSLMERRSRDDGAGSRSDMERGNRDDRDRAYERDRKDSGYDRDRRDRRDGNDGRQRDEPPHQERRASPSYQPYHSHDMTGSAPAPSGPPGAGHGYGYGRRDDIPRGPPGSGGAAPVFRGSWQNPPPRFNGPIDFERRRQERNDSTFSIWPASPKGPHRDEDEIEAERKKSKSKSSRKSKSKRSKRSKYSDSDSTDSEEERRRRRRRREKEREKDRGKDRERERRHDSDDEERERRKRRRSEKTDDDQWVEKGHERQSKGKEVIPAPVKEQVVENDDDDVEVGPQLPKEINEKRGRSAFANMLPGEGEAIMAYAESGQRIPRRGEIGLDSEQIAVYESSGYVMSGSRHQRMNAVRMRKENQVINEAEKRAILKLQREERMKKEGAIVSQFKEMIDENLRKQGLDGQ encoded by the exons ATGGCAACCATTCACCCATCTCGCATGCGTTTGGTTCCCGGGGCAGCTCAACAGCGACTGCCGCCACCGTCCTCTGCAGAATTACCATCTCGAGAAGACGAGCTCAAGAAAAGCTTAATGGAGCGCAGATCAAGGGATGACGGAGCTGGGTCGAGGTCCGAcatggaaagagggaatAGGGATGACCGTGATAGAGCATATGAGAGAGACAGGAAGGATAGCGGTTATGACCGGGACCGTCGAGACCGAAGAGACGGCAATGACGGGCGCCAACGGGACGAACCACCCCACCAAGAGCGTCGTGCTTCCCCTTCTTATCAACCATACCATTCGCATGACATGACTGGGTCAGCTCCGGCTCCATCTGGTCCTCCAGGTGCTGGACATGGGTATGGCTATGGGAGACGCGATGATATCCCGCGTGGACCGCCGGGATCAGGTGGAGCTGCTCCTGTTTTCAGAGGAAGCTGGCAAAACCCTCCTCCAAGATTCAATGGACCTATAGACTTTGAGAG ACGAAGGCAAGAGCGCAATGACAGTACATTCTCAATCTGGCCTGCATCTCCGAAGGGACCGCATCGTGATGAAGA TGAAATTGAAGCTGAACGCAAAAAGTCAAAGTCCAAATCTTCTCGCAAATCGAAATCAAAACGGTCAAAACGTTCCAAGTACTCCGATTCTGATTCGACTGattctgaagaagaacgaagaCGCCGACGTAGAAGAcgtgaaaaggagagagaaaaagaccGAGGGAAAGacagggagagagaaaggaggcATGATtcggatgacgaagagcgGGAAAGACGAAAAAGGCGCCGGAGCGAAAAGACGGACGATGACCAGTGGGTCGAAAAAGGCCATGAGAGGCAGtcgaaaggaaaggaagttATCCCTGCGCCAGTCAAGGAACAAGTCGTTGAAaacgacgatgacgatgttGAAGTTGGACCACAGTTGCCTAAGGAAATCAATGAAAAAAGGGGCCGATCCGC CTTCGCCAACATGCTTCCcggtgaaggagaagctATCATGGCATATGCCGAATCTGGTCAACGAATTCCCCGACGAGGTGAAATCGGTCTCGATTCTGAACAAATTGCGGTATATGAATCCTCTGGCTATGTCATGTCGGGTTCTCGTCACCAACGCATGAACGCAGTTCGCATGCGCAAAGAGAACCAAGTGATCAATGaagcggagaagagggcgaTTCTCAAGCTGCAGcgggaggagaggatgaagaaagagggtGCAATTGTCAGTCAGTTcaaggagatgattgaCGAGAATTTGAGAAAGCAGGGGTTGGATGGGCAATAG